From one Streptomyces sp. NBC_01478 genomic stretch:
- a CDS encoding DUF3046 domain-containing protein: MRLTVFWQRMTEHFGAGYAESFARDHVMTELGGRTVHEALDAGWEAKDVWRVVCAVMNVPQESR; encoded by the coding sequence ATGCGGTTGACGGTCTTCTGGCAGCGGATGACGGAGCACTTCGGCGCGGGGTACGCCGAGAGCTTCGCGCGCGATCACGTGATGACGGAACTCGGCGGACGGACGGTGCACGAGGCGCTGGACGCGGGCTGGGAGGCCAAGGACGTGTGGCGCGTGGTCTGCGCGGTCATGAACGTTCCGCAGGAAAGTCGCTGA
- a CDS encoding AI-2E family transporter, with translation MAATDETGHDAQQAPPSGTTPPTRPPVDDAAPGTGMPRWLPRAMVLALALVAVFQLGSWAFHQLIGLLINILIAFFLALAIEPAVSRMAAYGMRRGLATFLVFLGLLIVSAGFVTLLGSMLAGQIIKMIEDFPDYLDSVINWINTHFHTDLRRVDIQEGLLHSDWLRKYVQNSATGVLDVSTQVLGGLFQLLTIGLFSFYFAADGPRLRRALCSVLPPARQVEVLRAWEIAVDKTGGYIYSRGLMALVSGVAHYILLQALGIPYAPVLAVWVGLVSQFIPTIGTYLAGALPMLIAFTVDPWYALWVLIFVVVYQQFENYMLQPKLTAKTVDIHPAVAFGSVIAGTALLGAVGALISIPAVATLQAFLGAYVKRYAVTDDPRVQGHRIRGSGGPGMLARARRVWDRRQGAEDGTAADSVDTTDSDTADSGTADSGAAESRPTGPKPAGPESTDSESTDSEPKDSGDGSS, from the coding sequence GTGGCAGCCACTGACGAGACCGGGCACGACGCCCAGCAGGCACCCCCGTCCGGTACGACGCCGCCGACCCGGCCCCCGGTCGACGACGCCGCGCCGGGTACGGGCATGCCGCGCTGGCTGCCCCGCGCCATGGTGCTCGCGCTCGCCCTCGTCGCCGTGTTCCAGTTGGGCAGTTGGGCCTTCCACCAGCTCATCGGGCTGCTGATCAACATCCTCATCGCGTTCTTCCTGGCCCTCGCCATCGAGCCCGCCGTGAGCCGGATGGCCGCCTACGGCATGCGCCGGGGGCTGGCCACCTTCCTGGTCTTCCTCGGCCTGCTGATCGTGAGCGCCGGGTTCGTCACCCTCCTCGGGTCGATGCTGGCCGGCCAGATCATCAAGATGATCGAGGACTTCCCGGACTACCTCGACTCCGTCATCAACTGGATCAACACGCACTTCCACACCGACCTGAGACGGGTCGACATCCAGGAGGGGCTGCTCCACTCCGACTGGCTGCGCAAGTACGTGCAGAACAGCGCCACCGGAGTGCTGGACGTGTCCACCCAGGTGCTCGGGGGCCTCTTCCAACTCCTGACGATCGGTCTGTTCTCGTTCTACTTCGCCGCCGACGGGCCGCGACTGCGCCGCGCGCTGTGCTCCGTACTGCCGCCCGCCCGGCAGGTCGAGGTGCTGCGCGCGTGGGAGATCGCCGTCGACAAGACAGGCGGCTACATATACTCACGCGGCCTGATGGCGCTGGTCTCCGGAGTGGCGCACTACATCCTGCTGCAGGCGCTGGGCATCCCGTACGCGCCCGTGCTCGCCGTCTGGGTGGGCCTGGTCTCCCAGTTCATCCCGACCATCGGCACGTATCTCGCGGGCGCCCTGCCCATGCTGATCGCCTTCACCGTGGACCCCTGGTACGCGCTGTGGGTGCTGATCTTCGTCGTGGTCTACCAGCAGTTCGAGAACTACATGCTGCAGCCCAAGCTGACCGCGAAGACCGTCGACATCCACCCCGCCGTCGCCTTCGGCTCGGTCATCGCGGGCACCGCGCTCCTGGGTGCCGTGGGCGCGCTGATCTCCATCCCGGCCGTCGCCACGCTCCAGGCGTTCCTCGGGGCGTATGTGAAGCGGTACGCCGTCACGGACGACCCCCGGGTCCAAGGCCACCGGATCCGCGGCTCCGGAGGGCCCGGCATGCTGGCACGCGCGCGGCGGGTCTGGGACCGGAGGCAGGGGGCGGAGGACGGCACGGCGGCCGACTCCGTCGATACGACCGATTCCGATACCGCCGATTCCGGTACGGCCGACTCCGGGGCAGCCGAATCGCGGCCGACCGGTCCGAAGCCGGCAGGCCCCGAATCAACAGACTCCGAATCGACCGACTCCGAACCGAAGGACTCCGGAGACGGCTCCTCCTGA
- a CDS encoding dihydrofolate reductase family protein yields the protein MPTSPLADPAPQTAAGKVLWHFTMSLDGFVAGPDHAMDWMTGFSFRPGLVEEYTATTGAVLGGRDGFDAFPDAGAVYGGAWQGPVFVLTHHPDDAPSAPGVTFLNCDMAEAVRIGLAAAAGKNLEVLSPTIGRQLLERELIDEIDLHIVPVLLGDGIRLFDNPGGAPVRLRLLNGDDRSASVNVRCRPVGT from the coding sequence ATGCCCACCTCACCCTTGGCGGACCCGGCACCACAGACGGCGGCGGGCAAGGTGCTCTGGCACTTCACGATGTCGCTGGACGGGTTCGTGGCGGGGCCGGACCACGCGATGGACTGGATGACGGGGTTCTCGTTCCGGCCCGGCCTCGTCGAGGAGTACACCGCGACGACCGGTGCCGTACTGGGCGGCAGGGACGGCTTCGACGCCTTCCCCGATGCCGGTGCCGTCTATGGAGGCGCGTGGCAGGGACCGGTGTTCGTCCTCACGCACCACCCCGACGACGCGCCGTCCGCCCCCGGGGTGACCTTCCTGAACTGCGATATGGCCGAGGCCGTCCGCATCGGGCTGGCGGCCGCAGCCGGCAAGAACCTCGAAGTCCTCTCGCCCACGATCGGCCGACAGCTCCTGGAACGCGAACTGATCGACGAGATCGACCTGCACATCGTGCCGGTGCTCCTCGGCGACGGCATCCGGCTCTTCGACAACCCTGGCGGCGCCCCGGTCCGGCTCAGGCTGCTGAACGGCGACGACCGCTCGGCCTCGGTGAACGTGCGCTGCCGGCCGGTCGGGACGTGA
- the recA gene encoding recombinase RecA: protein MAGTDREKALDAALAQIERQFGKGAVMRLGERPNEPIEVIPTGSTALDVALGVGGLPRGRVVEVYGPESSGKTTLTLHAVANAQRAGGQVAFVDAEHALDPEYAKKLGVDIDNLILSQPDNGEQALEIVDMLVRSGALDLIVIDSVAALVPRAEIEGEMGDSHVGLQARLMSQALRKITGALHQSGTTAIFINQLREKIGVMFGSPETTTGGRALKFYASVRLDIRRIETLKDGTDAVGNRTRVKVVKNKVAPPFKQAEFDILYGHGISREGGLIDMGVENGFVRKAGAWYTYEGDQLGQGKENARNFLKDNPDLANEIEKKILEKLGVGVRPETPAAEPAVDAAVPAATDDAAKAVPAPAAAKTTKAKATAAKS from the coding sequence ATGGCAGGAACCGACCGCGAGAAGGCGCTGGACGCCGCGCTCGCACAGATTGAACGGCAATTCGGCAAGGGCGCGGTGATGCGCCTCGGCGAGCGGCCGAACGAGCCCATCGAGGTCATCCCCACCGGCTCGACCGCGCTCGACGTCGCCCTCGGTGTCGGCGGCCTGCCGCGCGGCCGAGTGGTGGAGGTCTACGGCCCGGAGTCCTCCGGCAAGACGACCCTGACCCTGCACGCGGTGGCGAACGCCCAGCGGGCCGGCGGCCAGGTCGCGTTCGTGGACGCGGAGCACGCCCTCGACCCCGAGTACGCGAAGAAGCTCGGCGTCGACATCGACAACCTGATCCTGTCCCAGCCGGACAACGGCGAGCAGGCCCTGGAGATCGTGGACATGCTGGTCCGCTCCGGCGCCCTCGACCTCATCGTCATCGACTCCGTCGCGGCACTCGTCCCGCGCGCGGAGATCGAGGGCGAGATGGGAGACAGCCACGTCGGTCTCCAGGCCCGCCTGATGAGCCAGGCGCTCCGCAAGATCACAGGCGCGCTCCACCAGTCCGGGACCACCGCGATCTTCATCAACCAGCTCCGCGAGAAGATCGGCGTGATGTTCGGCTCCCCGGAGACCACGACCGGTGGCCGTGCGCTGAAGTTCTACGCCTCGGTGCGACTCGACATCCGCCGTATCGAGACCCTGAAGGACGGCACGGACGCGGTCGGCAACCGCACTCGCGTCAAGGTCGTCAAGAACAAGGTCGCGCCGCCCTTCAAGCAGGCCGAGTTCGACATCCTCTACGGCCACGGCATCAGCCGCGAGGGCGGCCTGATCGACATGGGCGTGGAGAACGGCTTCGTCCGCAAGGCCGGCGCCTGGTACACGTACGAGGGCGACCAGCTCGGCCAGGGCAAGGAGAACGCGCGCAACTTCCTGAAGGACAACCCCGACCTGGCCAACGAGATCGAGAAGAAGATCCTGGAGAAGCTGGGCGTGGGTGTCCGTCCGGAGACGCCCGCAGCCGAGCCGGCCGTGGACGCGGCGGTCCCCGCCGCCACGGACGACGCCGCCAAGGCGGTGCCCGCTCCGGCCGCGGCCAAGACCACCAAGGCCAAGGCCACGGCAGCCAAGAGCTGA
- the recX gene encoding recombination regulator RecX, which produces MTRRTDWAEYAYPGAPQGRGGGGDGLAYGADGGPEEPYGTDGPYGDEPGGEWSADGFAGFAGETGPPFGGSESGDGSTGTGRPFRSSAPGGMPPGDGSVDGDAPGRGARRDRGARGEGGSRGSTARGDGARGRRGRRGRGFGESSGEGGGDFSSSRAEKEEPPADPAERARGICLRLLTGNPRTRKQLADALRKREIPDEVADEVLSRFEEVGLINDGAFADAWVESRHHGRGLARRALAQELRTKGVDPTLIDEAVSQLDSDQEETTARELVDRKLRSTRGLDRDKRLRRLAGMLARKGYSQGMALRVVRQALEEEGEDTEFLGDEGF; this is translated from the coding sequence GTGACACGACGAACGGACTGGGCCGAGTACGCGTATCCCGGCGCCCCGCAGGGGCGCGGGGGAGGCGGCGACGGCCTGGCCTACGGCGCGGACGGCGGGCCCGAGGAGCCGTACGGCACGGACGGGCCGTACGGCGACGAGCCGGGCGGCGAGTGGTCGGCCGACGGCTTCGCGGGTTTCGCGGGTGAGACCGGTCCGCCTTTCGGCGGCTCGGAGTCCGGTGACGGTTCGACGGGCACCGGCCGGCCCTTCAGGAGCTCGGCGCCCGGTGGCATGCCGCCCGGCGACGGGTCCGTCGACGGCGATGCGCCCGGCCGTGGCGCGCGCCGCGACCGTGGAGCGCGTGGCGAGGGCGGCTCGCGAGGGTCTACGGCGCGCGGTGACGGCGCGCGCGGTAGGCGTGGGCGCCGTGGCCGAGGCTTCGGCGAGTCGTCCGGTGAGGGCGGAGGTGACTTCTCCTCGTCGAGGGCCGAGAAGGAGGAGCCGCCGGCGGACCCGGCTGAGCGGGCGCGGGGGATCTGCCTGCGCCTGCTCACCGGGAACCCGCGCACCCGCAAGCAACTCGCGGACGCCCTGCGCAAGCGGGAGATTCCGGACGAGGTGGCGGACGAGGTGCTGTCGCGGTTCGAGGAGGTCGGACTGATCAACGACGGCGCGTTCGCGGACGCCTGGGTGGAGTCCCGGCACCACGGCCGGGGTCTGGCCCGGCGCGCGCTCGCCCAGGAACTGCGCACCAAGGGCGTCGACCCGACGCTGATCGACGAGGCCGTCTCCCAGCTCGACTCCGACCAGGAGGAGACGACGGCCCGCGAACTGGTCGACCGCAAACTGCGGTCCACCCGGGGCCTCGACCGCGACAAGAGGCTGCGCCGCCTCGCGGGCATGCTGGCCCGCAAGGGCTACTCCCAGGGCATGGCCCTCAGAGTGGTCCGACAGGCGCTGGAGGAAGAGGGCGAGGACACGGAGTTCCTCGGGGACGAGGGGTTCTGA
- a CDS encoding sugar ABC transporter substrate-binding protein has product MSLPAHHRRTLVVLLVGACLLLSGCGLESGATPADDGPTVLGFVNGGSTEFHTCLQQSIENTARSNFAKLVTADSHQDAAQELANIRAMIARHVDAIIVQTVDTTVLKSDIAQAKSAHIPIFLTSVSADPSDILGAVVVDLKGVGKLDADWITDDAAGREVQVAVIAGAPGAASDLLVGGFTKGLPANVQVVANQPAMFVAAKAKTVADGMIKAHPDLDYAFVANEEMAFAARKAFDAAGGKKVKIVTVNGTDEALAALKDGRFAATVSNSAKDTGELAVTNTISLLRKEKVEKIATTPARLITRTNADTAPLYCPSDGS; this is encoded by the coding sequence TTGTCCCTGCCCGCTCACCACCGAAGAACACTGGTGGTCCTCCTGGTCGGTGCCTGTCTCTTACTGAGTGGTTGCGGACTGGAGTCCGGTGCCACGCCCGCCGACGACGGGCCCACCGTTCTCGGATTCGTCAACGGCGGCAGCACCGAGTTCCACACCTGTCTGCAGCAGTCGATCGAGAACACGGCCAGGAGCAACTTCGCGAAGCTCGTCACGGCCGACTCGCATCAGGACGCCGCGCAGGAACTGGCCAACATCCGGGCCATGATCGCGCGCCATGTCGACGCGATCATCGTGCAGACCGTAGACACCACCGTGCTCAAGAGCGACATCGCCCAGGCCAAGAGCGCGCACATCCCGATCTTCCTGACCTCGGTCAGCGCCGATCCGTCCGACATCCTCGGGGCCGTCGTCGTCGACCTGAAGGGGGTGGGCAAGCTGGACGCCGACTGGATCACAGACGACGCCGCGGGGCGCGAGGTGCAGGTGGCCGTCATCGCGGGCGCCCCCGGTGCCGCCTCAGACCTGCTCGTCGGCGGATTCACCAAGGGGCTGCCGGCGAACGTGCAGGTGGTCGCGAACCAGCCCGCCATGTTCGTCGCCGCGAAGGCGAAGACCGTGGCCGACGGCATGATCAAGGCGCACCCCGATCTGGACTACGCCTTCGTCGCCAACGAGGAGATGGCGTTCGCCGCCCGCAAGGCCTTCGACGCGGCCGGCGGCAAGAAGGTCAAGATCGTGACGGTCAACGGCACCGACGAGGCCCTCGCCGCCCTCAAGGACGGCCGTTTCGCCGCCACCGTCTCCAACTCGGCCAAGGACACCGGCGAACTGGCCGTCACCAACACCATCAGCCTTCTCCGTAAGGAGAAGGTGGAGAAGATCGCCACCACACCGGCCCGCCTGATCACCAGGACCAACGCGGACACCGCCCCGCTCTACTGCCCCTCCGACGGGTCCTGA
- a CDS encoding rhodanese-like domain-containing protein → MSAVREQPLGIDELLERVRQNYERIEARAAYDAARAGEALLVDIRYAALRDRDGLVPGALVVERNELEWRLDPQGSHRAPEATGHDLRVVVICNEGYASTLAAASLHQLGLHRATDLVGGFQAWKAAGLPVTS, encoded by the coding sequence GTGAGTGCCGTACGCGAACAGCCGCTCGGCATAGACGAGTTGCTGGAGCGGGTGCGCCAGAACTACGAGCGGATCGAGGCACGGGCGGCGTACGACGCGGCCCGCGCCGGCGAGGCCCTCCTGGTCGACATCCGCTACGCCGCCCTGCGCGACCGGGACGGCCTCGTCCCGGGCGCCCTGGTCGTCGAGCGCAACGAACTGGAGTGGCGCCTCGACCCCCAGGGCAGCCACCGCGCCCCCGAGGCCACCGGCCACGACCTGCGCGTCGTGGTGATCTGCAACGAGGGCTACGCGTCCACCCTGGCAGCCGCGTCCCTGCACCAACTGGGCCTGCACCGCGCGACGGACCTCGTCGGCGGCTTCCAGGCCTGGAAGGCGGCGGGACTGCCTGTCACGTCGTAG
- a CDS encoding cysteine dioxygenase, with protein MSVSPSASASPAAPAQAPTQADLLDFVRRTAADAELIASLPLDPEGRTWVRLEGPGGSEAWLIGWPPGSGTGWHDHAESVGAFLTAAGELKENSLAARLPSDGWKTLELEEGVDRERRLPTGKGRAFGRHHVHEVINESTEEHAISVHAYYPPLPQIRRYSRTGPVLRLEQVERPADWQ; from the coding sequence GTGTCTGTCTCTCCTTCTGCCTCCGCGTCCCCCGCCGCACCCGCCCAGGCCCCGACGCAGGCGGACCTGCTCGACTTCGTCCGCCGTACGGCCGCCGACGCCGAGTTGATCGCCTCGCTCCCCCTCGACCCCGAGGGCCGCACCTGGGTGCGGCTCGAAGGTCCCGGCGGCAGCGAGGCCTGGCTGATCGGCTGGCCGCCCGGCAGCGGGACGGGCTGGCACGACCACGCCGAGTCGGTCGGCGCCTTCCTCACCGCCGCCGGCGAACTCAAGGAGAACTCGCTCGCCGCTCGACTCCCGAGCGACGGCTGGAAGACCCTCGAACTGGAAGAGGGCGTGGACCGCGAGCGACGGCTGCCGACCGGCAAGGGCCGCGCCTTCGGCCGCCACCACGTCCACGAGGTGATCAACGAGTCCACCGAGGAGCACGCGATCTCGGTCCACGCCTACTACCCGCCGCTTCCGCAGATCCGCCGCTACAGCCGCACGGGTCCGGTGCTGCGCCTGGAGCAGGTCGAGCGCCCGGCGGACTGGCAGTGA
- a CDS encoding FAD-dependent monooxygenase → MDPVIIVGAGPVGLTLALALARQEVPSVVLDEGPGKDEQRLARTVVLREDTAALLERLTGTSLGKAGTHWAGWRSMRRKQVMREITFDETEPAPLHIAQHVLTGALRQALAGERLVKIAVDNRLDALEQEPSGVTAHTRGPNGTWWRGSHLVGCDGPRSTVRKLLDIRFPGRTAVERHAVAALRTELPWPDRALLHRVPPWRTSGPSAGEVTGRPLPDGVWRLDWLLPPGKDLVTPELLLARIRETLAGWTEGPTPPYELLDTGVHTVHHRLARRWRVGRVFLAGDAAHLLGALGTQGLDEGLRDADNLAWKLALAWHHGPHEALLDSYQAERRAVVAGRLRAADQALPLVRGGAGLRAVVPGSARGHDVLLTDGHLGHGALGAPGAYADSPLAPRHIEAEVPVDTPPGAPVADVLVTAEDGAFVRLRDRLGRGSLLVVLVAPGTGVWERKHWVTAGIMPRLAAAVTALPHPAELLVAETYPGAAAHTVLLVRPDGHLVTALSGVRPADLYAAAEATLGGPTKTEATAGSR, encoded by the coding sequence GTGGACCCGGTGATCATCGTCGGGGCGGGGCCCGTGGGGCTCACGCTCGCCCTGGCACTGGCGCGGCAGGAGGTGCCCTCCGTCGTCCTCGACGAGGGTCCCGGCAAGGACGAGCAACGCCTCGCACGCACCGTCGTCCTGCGCGAGGACACCGCGGCACTGCTGGAGCGGCTGACCGGCACGTCGCTCGGCAAGGCCGGGACGCACTGGGCCGGATGGCGGTCGATGCGGCGCAAGCAGGTGATGCGCGAGATCACGTTCGACGAGACCGAGCCCGCCCCCCTGCACATCGCCCAGCACGTCCTCACCGGCGCCCTCCGCCAGGCCCTCGCGGGCGAGCGGCTCGTGAAGATCGCCGTGGACAACCGCCTCGACGCGCTCGAACAGGAACCCTCGGGCGTCACCGCCCACACCCGCGGCCCCAACGGCACCTGGTGGCGCGGCAGTCACCTGGTCGGCTGCGACGGCCCGCGCTCGACCGTCCGCAAACTCCTCGACATCCGCTTCCCCGGCCGTACGGCGGTGGAGCGACACGCCGTGGCCGCACTGCGCACGGAACTCCCGTGGCCCGACCGGGCGTTGTTGCATCGGGTGCCGCCGTGGCGGACGTCCGGACCCTCGGCCGGGGAGGTCACCGGACGCCCCCTCCCGGACGGCGTGTGGCGCCTGGACTGGCTGCTGCCGCCGGGCAAGGACCTGGTCACCCCCGAGCTGCTGCTGGCCCGCATCCGGGAGACGCTCGCGGGCTGGACCGAGGGCCCGACACCGCCGTACGAACTGCTCGACACGGGAGTGCACACCGTGCACCACCGGCTCGCGCGCCGGTGGCGGGTGGGGCGGGTGTTTCTCGCCGGGGACGCGGCGCATCTGCTGGGGGCGCTCGGGACGCAGGGGCTGGACGAGGGGCTGCGGGACGCCGACAACCTCGCCTGGAAGCTGGCGCTGGCCTGGCACCACGGGCCGCACGAGGCGCTGCTCGACAGCTATCAGGCGGAGCGGCGGGCCGTCGTCGCGGGCCGGCTGCGCGCCGCCGACCAGGCGCTGCCGCTGGTGCGCGGCGGGGCCGGGCTGCGTGCGGTCGTGCCCGGCTCGGCCCGCGGCCACGACGTACTGCTCACGGACGGTCACCTGGGGCACGGCGCGCTCGGTGCGCCGGGGGCGTACGCCGACTCGCCGCTCGCGCCCCGGCACATCGAGGCGGAGGTCCCCGTCGACACCCCGCCCGGCGCGCCGGTCGCCGACGTCCTGGTCACCGCCGAGGACGGCGCCTTCGTACGGCTGCGGGACCGCCTCGGGCGCGGCTCCCTGCTGGTCGTCCTGGTCGCGCCGGGCACGGGCGTGTGGGAGCGAAAGCACTGGGTGACCGCCGGAATCATGCCCCGCCTGGCGGCCGCGGTGACGGCGCTGCCGCACCCGGCCGAGCTCCTGGTCGCCGAGACCTACCCGGGCGCCGCCGCCCACACCGTCCTGCTCGTACGGCCCGACGGTCACCTGGTCACCGCGTTGAGCGGGGTCCGCCCGGCCGACCTGTACGCGGCGGCCGAGGCGACCCTGGGCGGCCCGACGAAGACGGAGGCCACGGCCGGTTCCCGCTGA
- a CDS encoding amino acid ABC transporter permease has protein sequence MTSVLYDAPGPRAKRRNVLLSVVFFVLLALFLWWIWQTMDDKGQLKWALWQPFTTSDAWTTYLLPGLGDTLKAAGLAMVIALPLGAFFGIARMSDHRWVRVPAGVVVEFFRSIPVLLLMLFANEFYVRSTGVGSEERPLYAVVTGLVLYNASVLAEIVRAGILSLPKGQTEAAHAIGLRKGQTMTSILLPQSVTVMLPAIVSQLVVIVKDTALGGVMLGFTELLNARSTLAANYANVVASFIVVGIIFILLNLALTTFASWLERRLRRSKKSTGATVDLEDVTGINPAQVPGGFGTGAGGSI, from the coding sequence ATGACCTCCGTCCTCTACGACGCGCCCGGCCCCCGCGCCAAGCGGCGCAACGTGCTCCTCTCGGTCGTGTTCTTCGTCCTGCTCGCCCTCTTCTTGTGGTGGATCTGGCAGACGATGGACGACAAGGGCCAACTGAAGTGGGCCCTGTGGCAGCCGTTCACCACGTCGGACGCCTGGACGACGTATCTGCTGCCGGGACTCGGCGACACCCTCAAGGCCGCCGGTCTCGCCATGGTGATCGCCCTCCCCCTGGGCGCGTTCTTCGGTATCGCCCGGATGTCCGACCACCGGTGGGTGCGCGTCCCCGCCGGAGTGGTGGTCGAGTTCTTCCGCTCGATCCCGGTCCTGCTGCTGATGCTCTTCGCGAACGAGTTCTACGTCCGCTCCACGGGCGTCGGCAGCGAGGAACGGCCCCTGTACGCCGTCGTCACCGGCCTGGTGCTCTACAACGCCTCGGTGCTCGCCGAGATCGTCAGGGCGGGCATCCTGTCCCTCCCCAAGGGGCAGACGGAGGCCGCGCACGCGATCGGTCTGCGCAAGGGCCAGACGATGACGAGCATCCTGCTCCCGCAGTCCGTCACCGTCATGCTGCCGGCCATCGTCAGCCAGCTCGTGGTCATCGTGAAGGACACCGCACTGGGCGGCGTGATGCTGGGCTTCACCGAGCTGCTCAACGCGCGCAGCACCCTGGCGGCCAACTACGCCAATGTGGTGGCGAGCTTCATCGTCGTCGGGATCATCTTCATCCTGCTCAACCTCGCGCTCACCACCTTCGCGAGCTGGCTGGAGCGCAGGCTGCGGCGCAGCAAGAAGAGCACAGGCGCGACCGTCGACCTCGAAGACGTCACAGGGATCAACCCCGCGCAGGTGCCGGGCGGCTTCGGGACCGGTGCCGGCGGCTCGATCTGA
- a CDS encoding amino acid ABC transporter permease, whose translation MFDFLQGYDVLGAFWMTVKLTVLSALGSLVWGTLLAGMRVSPVPLMRGFATFYVNTVRNIPLTVIIVFTSLGLADIFGVTMGASDDFKVQGFRLALLGLAAYHAAFVCEAVRSGINTVPVGQAEAARAIGLSFSQVLRIIILPQAFRAVITPLANVLIALTKNTTVAAAIGVAEAAALMKTMIENEAQTVAIGAVFALGFVVLTLPTGLFLGWLGKRMAVKR comes from the coding sequence GTGTTCGACTTTCTTCAAGGTTATGACGTCCTCGGGGCGTTCTGGATGACGGTGAAACTGACCGTCCTCTCCGCCCTCGGCTCCCTGGTCTGGGGCACACTGCTGGCCGGCATGCGGGTCAGCCCGGTCCCACTGATGCGTGGTTTCGCGACCTTCTACGTCAACACCGTCCGGAACATCCCCCTGACGGTCATCATCGTCTTCACCTCGCTCGGCCTCGCCGACATCTTCGGCGTGACCATGGGCGCGTCCGACGACTTCAAGGTGCAGGGTTTCCGGCTGGCACTGCTGGGCCTCGCGGCGTACCACGCGGCCTTCGTCTGTGAGGCGGTGCGCTCCGGCATCAACACCGTGCCCGTCGGACAGGCGGAGGCGGCCCGCGCCATCGGGCTGAGCTTCAGCCAGGTGCTGCGGATCATCATCCTTCCGCAGGCGTTCCGCGCGGTCATCACACCGCTGGCCAACGTCCTGATCGCCCTGACCAAGAACACCACCGTGGCGGCCGCGATCGGTGTCGCCGAGGCGGCCGCCCTGATGAAGACGATGATCGAGAACGAGGCCCAGACGGTCGCCATCGGCGCGGTCTTCGCGTTGGGATTCGTGGTACTGACCCTGCCCACCGGCCTCTTCCTCGGCTGGCTGGGCAAGCGAATGGCGGTGAAGCGATGA
- a CDS encoding glutamate ABC transporter substrate-binding protein — translation MKLRKVTVFATTALVLSLAATACGSSDKDDSGSSSSGGGKIKIGIKFDQPGLGLKQPDGTYAGFDVDVATYVAGQLGYKPAQIEWVETKSADRENALARGDVKFIAATYSINDERKKKVDFAGPYLLAHQDLLVKKDSTIAKATDLNGKNLCSVTGSTSAQNIKDKIAPKANLRENSGYSECIAALQSGAVDAVTTDDSILAGFAAQDKFKGQFKLAGLKLSNENYGIGVKKGDSATVTKINTALEKMVSSGAWDTAVTKNFGPADYKNEPAPKIGDIVK, via the coding sequence ATGAAGCTCCGCAAGGTCACCGTCTTCGCGACCACCGCTCTCGTCCTCTCGCTCGCCGCGACGGCCTGCGGGAGCAGCGACAAGGACGACTCGGGTTCGAGCTCCAGCGGCGGCGGCAAGATCAAGATCGGTATCAAATTCGACCAGCCGGGCCTCGGCCTGAAGCAGCCGGACGGGACCTACGCCGGCTTCGACGTGGACGTGGCGACCTACGTGGCCGGGCAACTCGGCTACAAGCCCGCCCAGATCGAGTGGGTCGAGACCAAGAGCGCCGACCGTGAGAACGCCCTGGCGCGCGGTGACGTCAAGTTCATCGCGGCCACGTACTCGATCAACGACGAGCGCAAGAAGAAGGTCGACTTCGCCGGCCCCTACCTGCTGGCCCACCAGGACCTGCTCGTCAAGAAGGACTCGACGATCGCCAAGGCGACGGACCTCAACGGCAAGAACCTCTGTTCCGTGACCGGCTCGACCTCGGCGCAGAACATCAAGGACAAGATCGCCCCGAAGGCCAACCTCCGTGAGAACTCGGGCTACTCGGAGTGCATCGCGGCCCTCCAGAGCGGTGCCGTCGACGCGGTGACCACCGACGACTCGATCCTCGCGGGCTTCGCCGCGCAGGACAAGTTCAAGGGCCAGTTCAAGCTCGCCGGCCTGAAGCTCAGCAACGAGAACTACGGAATCGGCGTCAAGAAGGGCGACTCCGCGACCGTCACCAAGATCAACACCGCGCTGGAGAAGATGGTCAGCAGCGGCGCCTGGGACACCGCGGTCACCAAGAACTTCGGCCCGGCCGACTACAAGAACGAGCCCGCCCCGAAGATCGGCGACATCGTCAAGTAA